Proteins encoded together in one Passer domesticus isolate bPasDom1 chromosome 6, bPasDom1.hap1, whole genome shotgun sequence window:
- the SGPP1 gene encoding sphingosine-1-phosphate phosphatase 1 — MSLGQRLARLAAHLQDPRKVAAFQRLCGVEGPSGWADAEQRGPVANGGPAGGQAHPAGNGAVPGAAGTPRRWRRRPRRNSLTEEEDGSQEFATRSRFLYYLFSLGTELGNELFYILFFPFCIWNVDAWLGRRLIIIWVWVMYLGQCTKDVIRWPRPASPPVVKLEVFYNSEYSMPSTHAMSGTAIPLALLLLSYGRWQYPLVFGLILAFCWCSLVCCSRIYMGMHSILDVIAGFLYAILILVIFHPVVDLIDNFNLTYKYAPLIIISLHLALGIFSFTLDTWSTSRGDTAQILGCGAGVACGSHVNYMLGLQLDPPAHTLPLSLSSLSVTVFGKAILRLLIGVIVLLLTKVAMKKATIPLACKMFRIAQGDVRRARQRMEVELPYRYITYGMVGFSLMFIVPGLFHFIGLS, encoded by the exons ATGTCTCTCGGCCAGCGCCTGGCCCGGCTGGCCGCCCACCTGCAGGACCCGCGGAAGGTGGCCGCGTTCCAGCGGCTCTGCGGCGTGGAGGGGCCCTCGGGCTGGGCCGACGCGGAGCAGCGGGGGCCGGTGGCGAACGGCGGCCCCGCGGGCGGGCAGGCGCATCCCGCCGGGAACGGGGCCGTGCCCGGCGCGGCGGGAACCCCGCGGCGCTGGAGGAGGAGGCCGCGCCGAAACTCGCTGACGGAGGAGGAGGACGGCAGCCAGGAGTTCGCCACTCGCAGCCGCTTCCTCTACTATCTGTTCAGcctgggcacggagctgggCAACGAGCTCTTCTACAtcctctttttccccttctgcaTCTGGAATGTGGACGCCTGGCTGGGCCGGAGGCTCATCATCATCTGGGTGTGGGTGATGTACCTGGGGCAGTGCACCAAGGATGTGATCCGCTGGCCGCGTCCTGCCTCGCCGCCCGTGGTGAAGCTGGAGGTTTTCTACAACTCCGAGTACAGCATGCCCTCCACCCACGCCATGTCGGGCACCGCCATCCCCCTGgcgctcctgctgctcagctacGGCCGCTGGCAG TATCCTCTTGTGTTTGGACTGATCCTGGCATTCTGCTGGTGTTCTTTGGTTTGCTGCAGTCGAATTTATATGGGAATGCATTCAATTTTG GACGTTATTGCTGGATTTCTGTATGCCATCCTTATCCTGGTTATCTTCCATCCAGTTGTGGACCTGATTGACAACTTCAACTTAACTTACAAATATGCACCCTTAATAATCATCAGTCTCCACTTGGCCCTGGGCATCTTCTCTTTCACCCTGGACACGTGGAGCACGTCACgaggggacacagctcagaTCCTGGGCTGCGGCGCCGGCGTGGCCTGCGGCTCTCACGTCAACTACATGCTGGGCCTGCAGCTGGATCCTCCTGCCCACACCTTGCCCTTGTCCCTGTCCTCCCTCAGCGTGACTGTGTTTGGAAAAGCCATCCTGCGCTTGTTGATCGGAGTCATCGTGCTGCTGCTAACAAAAGTGGCCATGAAGAAAGCCACGATTCCTCTGGCCTGTAAAATGTTCCGCATCGCGCAGGGCGACGTGCGGAGAGCCAGGCAGCGCATGGAGGTGGAGCTGCCCTACCGCTACATCACCTACGGCATGGTGGGCTTCTCCCTCATGTTCATCGTTCCTGGCCTCTTCCATTTCATCGGTCTTTCCTGA
- the WDR89 gene encoding WD repeat-containing protein 89: MTALEKVEEQLAGLRIARRCVPSEEPAYLLDMHTSRAAQPGGSCLVAVCCSNESIRVYDRETLRCLRELRGGGGVLSGVRFAHTCDSVVFSACSQGAVKCWDVRSATQEPVQVFSGYPSNAFISFDVSCSDLVVCAGTEKVEKDTFLVFWDARGITDCASATKEPLGVYSESHNDDITKICFHPNEPNLVVSGSTDGLVNVFDINKDNEDDALLSTCNSDSSVSSLGWSGEDYKQVYCMTHDEGFCWWDMAQLDTEEPITLLHVVDVRESVCAENHGLHYLVGGLYHEKAGKLFLIGGTSTGDIHLISCSTAGLSLVGTLCGGHSATVRSFCWSPTDESLLTGGEDAQLLLWKPGAVERSLTKKASLKISSSVQKRVRVHNTSLKSRKK; encoded by the coding sequence ATGACGGCGCTGGAGAAGGTGGAGGAGCAGCTGGCGGGGCTGCGCATCGCCAGGCGCTGCGTGCCCAGCGAGGAGCCCGCCTACCTGCTGGACATGCACAcctccagggctgcccagcccGGGGGCAGCTGCTTGGTGGCCGTTTGCTGCTCCAACGAATCCATCAGGGTGTACGACAGGGAGACGCTGCGCTGCCTGCGGGAGctccgcggcggcggcggcgtgCTCAGCGGGGTCAGGTTTGCACACACGTGTGACAGCGTGGTGTTCTCAGCCTGCAGCCAGGGCGCCGTGAAGTGCTGGGACGTTCGCTCGGCCACGCAGGAGCCCGTGCAGGTGTTCAGTGGTTATCCTTCCAACGCCTTCATCAGCTTCGACGTCAGCTGCAGCGACCTCGTCGTTTGTGCCGGAACGGAGAAAGTTGAAAAGGACACGTTTCTGGTGTTTTGGGATGCAAGAGGCATCACAGACTGTGCCAGTGCCACTAAAGAGCCCTTGGGAGTCTATTCTGAAAGTCACAATGATGACATCACCAAAATCTGTTTTCATCCTAACGAACCCAATTTGGTGGTGTCTGGGTCGACCGACGGCTTGGTGAACGTGTTTGACATCAACAAGGATAATGAAGATGATGCTTTGCTATCGACCTGCAATTCAGATTCATCAGTGAGCTCTCTTGGCTGGTCTGGGGAAGACTACAAACAGGTCTATTGCATGACACACGATGAGGGGTTCTGCTGGTGGGACATGGCTCAGCTGGACACCGAGGAGCCAATAACCCTGCTGCACGTCGTGGATGTCAGAGAGTCCGTGTGCGCCGAAAACCACGGCCTGCATTACCTGGTGGGTGGCTTGTACCACGAAAAGGCAGGGAAACTCTTCCTGATTGGGGGAACCTCCACGGGAGACATCCACCTGatcagctgcagcactgctggcctGAGCCTGGTGGGGACCCTGTGTGGGGGACACTCGGCCACCGTGCGCTCCTTCTGCTGGAGCCCCACGGACGAGTCTCTGCTGACGGGTGGAGAGGATGCTCAGCTGTTGCTATGGAAACCTGGGGCTGTGGAAAGGTCCCTCACAAAGAAAGCATCTCTGAAGATCTCTTCTTCCGTGCAGAAGAGAGTGAGAGTTCACAACACCTCCctcaaaagcaggaaaaagtgA